In Thermospira aquatica, the following proteins share a genomic window:
- a CDS encoding tetratricopeptide repeat protein encodes MNIQEQLEKAKELLKEQDYEEAQKIYNELYQNMDEATADEKADILAGMGDCLREQLYFEEAIPYYERALELDPIHKRSLAGIADSYRGLKDWNKALHYWFEIVRLNPQDFLIYTRIADAYRKLGDFEQSEKYYLLAIELNPRNKFALMGLGDLYYKNKKYNQALEYWKKLLDVNPKFINILTMIGNIYRNWKQYDKAIDYYQRALEIDRNNFYALYGIADSLRGKRRFRDAIKYWKKILDKEPDNDRILTRLGDSYIRIGKYAEASAIYNKVLENSTNKYALIGLIRIEVEQKHYYKAAQLCEQYLEQFPSDVRVALLLAKLYEDNGDTEKSLGVYERYQSMFSGRKDFDSKLASTTLEHFKSYIDEYTENEFDDE; translated from the coding sequence ATGAATATCCAGGAACAATTAGAAAAGGCCAAAGAACTCTTAAAGGAACAGGACTACGAAGAGGCTCAAAAGATTTACAATGAGCTCTACCAGAACATGGACGAGGCAACCGCTGATGAGAAAGCTGATATTCTCGCCGGTATGGGCGATTGTCTCAGGGAACAGCTCTACTTTGAAGAAGCTATCCCGTATTATGAAAGGGCTCTCGAGCTTGATCCTATTCACAAGCGTTCTTTGGCCGGAATTGCTGACAGTTACCGTGGACTCAAGGATTGGAACAAAGCCCTGCACTACTGGTTTGAGATTGTACGACTCAATCCTCAGGATTTTCTCATCTATACAAGAATTGCTGATGCGTATCGTAAACTGGGAGATTTTGAACAAAGCGAGAAGTACTATCTTTTGGCTATCGAGCTCAATCCAAGAAACAAGTTTGCCCTCATGGGATTAGGTGATCTCTATTACAAAAACAAGAAATACAATCAGGCACTGGAGTACTGGAAAAAGCTTCTCGATGTCAATCCAAAGTTCATCAACATCTTAACCATGATAGGCAACATCTACCGAAACTGGAAACAATACGACAAAGCCATCGATTATTATCAGAGGGCTCTGGAAATTGATAGAAACAACTTCTATGCTCTCTACGGTATTGCCGACTCACTCCGTGGAAAACGCCGTTTCCGTGATGCTATCAAATACTGGAAAAAAATCCTCGACAAAGAACCAGACAATGACAGGATTCTTACCCGTCTCGGGGATAGTTATATCCGCATTGGAAAGTATGCAGAGGCTTCTGCCATCTATAACAAAGTCCTGGAGAACAGCACCAACAAGTATGCCTTGATTGGGCTTATCCGTATTGAGGTGGAACAAAAACACTACTACAAAGCTGCCCAGCTTTGCGAACAGTACCTTGAACAATTCCCCTCTGACGTAAGGGTTGCTTTACTGCTTGCAAAACTTTACGAAGACAACGGAGACACAGAGAAATCTCTAGGAGTATACGAACGATACCAGAGCATGTTCTCGGGGAGAAAAGACTTTGACTCCAAACTGGCAAGTACAACGCTCGAGCATTTTAAATCCTATATCGATGAGTATACAGAGAATGAATTTGACGATGAGTAG
- the truA gene encoding tRNA pseudouridine(38-40) synthase TruA, translating into MVRNIHMILEYDGGKYHGWQRQNGQSTVQGRIEHVLKQMTGEDIELIGASRTDAGVHALGQSANFFCRSSLPIEEMEAYLKQFLPDDIQVISIREAEPRFHARHLAIGKHYRYQIWNGEKKNIFERRYYYQIRQKLDLDAMREVIPLLTGTRDFRIFTTALSKDKSAFKRLDSITMEVEGPKIFLHFKGDSFLHKMVRMLTGTLIQVGLHELSKEDVLSLMQSSREKRHILTAPPHALFLVEVYY; encoded by the coding sequence ATGGTTCGTAACATCCACATGATTCTCGAATATGATGGGGGAAAATACCATGGCTGGCAACGCCAGAACGGCCAAAGTACCGTTCAGGGAAGAATCGAACACGTGCTCAAACAGATGACAGGTGAAGACATAGAACTCATAGGAGCCAGTCGCACCGATGCAGGTGTTCACGCCCTGGGACAGTCGGCAAACTTTTTCTGCCGCTCTTCACTGCCAATCGAAGAGATGGAGGCATACCTGAAACAGTTTCTCCCCGATGATATTCAGGTGATTTCGATTCGAGAGGCAGAGCCCAGATTCCACGCCAGACACCTTGCGATCGGGAAACACTATCGCTACCAGATATGGAATGGGGAGAAAAAAAACATTTTCGAACGACGCTACTACTACCAGATCCGGCAGAAGCTCGACCTGGACGCCATGAGAGAGGTTATTCCTCTCTTAACCGGCACACGGGACTTTCGTATTTTTACCACTGCCCTCTCCAAGGATAAATCTGCTTTCAAGAGACTGGATAGCATCACCATGGAAGTAGAAGGTCCAAAGATTTTTCTCCATTTCAAGGGGGATAGTTTTCTCCACAAAATGGTGCGCATGCTAACAGGGACCCTGATTCAGGTGGGACTCCATGAACTCTCAAAAGAAGATGTTCTCTCCCTTATGCAATCCAGTCGAGAGAAACGCCACATCCTGACGGCTCCACCGCATGCATTGTTTCTCGTCGAGGTATATTATTGA